A genomic stretch from Anaerolinea thermophila UNI-1 includes:
- a CDS encoding MvaI/BcnI restriction endonuclease family protein yields the protein MITFTKEDLIEKIHQISREGWKKSVKQTIERRNDGAVGNTLECLLGLSENNLPIPNAQEWELKGQREHTSSLITLKHLEPSPTALQIVSCILLPNFGWRHKEAGKKYPNDEKSFRSTTDAIHYTNRGFKLVLDRNARKLRFTFSKDHIDASDPSIKEWANSVPDSLCPEPYWGFQDLEYAIGSKIKNCFYVIAESKIENRHEFFLYKKLFVLSGFDFERFLNCIEMGLVFVDFDARTGHNHGTKFRIKQNSWKNLYKSVQEINLLEE from the coding sequence ATGATAACATTTACTAAAGAAGATTTAATAGAAAAAATTCATCAAATCAGTAGAGAAGGCTGGAAAAAAAGTGTAAAACAAACTATAGAGCGAAGAAATGATGGCGCTGTAGGAAATACTTTGGAATGTTTACTGGGATTATCAGAAAACAATCTGCCAATTCCAAATGCACAAGAATGGGAGTTGAAGGGACAAAGAGAACATACATCTTCCCTAATTACTCTCAAACATTTAGAACCTTCCCCAACTGCTTTGCAAATTGTTTCATGTATATTACTTCCGAATTTTGGATGGAGACATAAAGAAGCAGGGAAAAAATACCCTAATGATGAAAAAAGTTTTCGTTCAACTACAGATGCTATTCATTACACAAATAGAGGTTTCAAATTAGTTCTAGACCGAAATGCGAGAAAACTTCGCTTTACTTTTTCTAAAGATCATATAGATGCAAGCGACCCTTCTATAAAAGAGTGGGCAAATTCGGTACCTGATTCTCTATGCCCTGAACCATACTGGGGATTTCAAGACTTAGAGTATGCAATTGGTTCTAAAATTAAGAATTGTTTCTATGTAATTGCTGAGTCAAAAATAGAAAATAGGCATGAATTTTTTCTGTACAAAAAATTGTTTGTCTTATCTGGATTCGATTTTGAAAGATTCTTAAACTGTATTGAAATGGGGTTGGTATTTGTGGACTTTGATGCTCGCACAGGACATAATCATGGAACAAAATTCCGGATAAAACAAAATTCATGGAAAAATCTTTATAAAAGCGTACAAGAAATTAATTTACTGGAAGAATAA
- a CDS encoding DNA methyltransferase: protein MNDTYTGISLPLKVKEAQTLYRTKLSIGYTRTCSCPPNHLSCLSAKEWIKCQLGVWQFNYEGRDIRDKSIHPATFPISLSKKVISLFTHEGELVLDPFVGSGTTLVAARDLNRNAVGFDLQEKYIDLCAERLATNNLFNNAQQVAIHDDARNIPNYLEPEMVSLIWTSPPYANLLNRKRLNKSRRDRKNEQFGKIEQYSQDPSDLGTMPLEEYTRAMGEIFEKLLPLLKPRGHCVINVPDMWWEDKRITIHVSLIEELRQRGYELRNIIIWDRTNIVNKIGIFGWPSNYITMGTTFEYLLDFWRPSQ, encoded by the coding sequence ATGAATGATACATACACCGGAATTTCTCTTCCTTTGAAAGTAAAAGAAGCCCAAACTCTTTATCGAACAAAACTATCTATTGGGTATACAAGAACCTGTTCATGTCCTCCTAATCACTTAAGTTGCCTATCAGCTAAAGAATGGATCAAGTGTCAACTAGGAGTTTGGCAGTTTAATTACGAAGGGAGAGATATTCGTGATAAAAGTATTCACCCTGCAACTTTTCCAATTTCTCTCTCAAAAAAAGTGATCAGCTTATTTACCCATGAAGGAGAATTGGTTCTAGATCCGTTTGTCGGAAGTGGAACTACTTTGGTTGCAGCAAGGGATCTTAATCGAAACGCTGTAGGTTTTGACCTTCAAGAAAAATATATTGATTTATGTGCTGAGCGATTAGCAACTAATAACCTTTTCAATAACGCCCAACAGGTAGCAATTCATGATGATGCCAGAAATATTCCTAATTACCTTGAACCCGAAATGGTAAGTCTAATATGGACATCTCCCCCTTATGCAAATTTGCTGAATCGAAAACGTCTTAATAAATCGAGACGTGATAGAAAGAATGAACAGTTTGGGAAAATTGAACAATATTCCCAAGATCCTTCCGATTTAGGAACAATGCCTCTTGAGGAGTATACTAGAGCAATGGGTGAAATTTTTGAGAAGTTACTCCCTTTGTTAAAACCTAGAGGGCATTGCGTAATCAACGTTCCCGATATGTGGTGGGAAGATAAAAGAATTACCATCCACGTTTCTCTCATTGAAGAGTTAAGACAAAGAGGTTATGAGCTGAGGAATATAATCATTTGGGATCGGACAAACATTGTTAACAAAATCGGAATTTTCGGCTGGCCCAGTAATTACATCACAATGGGAACTACATTTGAATATCTGCTTGATTTCTGGAGACCTTCACAATGA
- a CDS encoding MFS transporter yields the protein MPTTLSTPKPVSRIPNTFRALRHYNYRVWFIGQTISLSGSWMQTMAQQVLVYRLTGSAAALGFISFIGLIPLIPFSLWGGSLTDRFPKRDVILWAQVVMMAQALLLSWLTWSGRVQVWHIYALSLLLAAVNAVDLPARQAFTVDMVEGKEDLTNAIGLNSAMFNLARALGPALAGLVVAAIGEGPAFFFNALTFVPVILALLSMRNLPQSSRPPQAHSTVRHILEGLRYVISKPVQLLLMSLVAVSAFLSMPYNTLMPVFAQDVLSESAQPVIARVCEGPARLFSCQSPQALPLGMLLTAVGVGAVLGALFVASLPAESHRGRWLTLGNLGFPLALLFVAVSRSFLFSLFMMMAAGWMFVLQNALANTLIQMTAPDEVRGRVMGFYTMTIQAFMRLGALQAGYVADWIGAPLALGMGALLSLLYGGWVALFKPVIRRL from the coding sequence ATGCCAACGACACTTTCTACCCCCAAACCCGTCTCCCGCATTCCCAACACCTTTCGGGCGTTGCGCCATTACAATTACCGCGTCTGGTTCATCGGACAGACCATCTCGCTGAGCGGCTCATGGATGCAGACCATGGCACAGCAGGTGCTGGTGTACCGCCTCACCGGCTCGGCGGCGGCGCTGGGCTTCATCAGTTTCATAGGCTTGATTCCACTTATCCCCTTTTCACTGTGGGGCGGCTCGCTCACCGACCGCTTTCCCAAACGGGATGTCATCCTCTGGGCACAGGTGGTCATGATGGCACAGGCGCTTCTGCTCTCGTGGCTCACCTGGAGCGGCAGGGTGCAGGTATGGCACATTTACGCCCTTTCGCTTCTGCTGGCGGCGGTGAATGCCGTGGATCTACCTGCCCGGCAAGCCTTCACTGTGGATATGGTTGAGGGCAAAGAGGACCTCACCAACGCCATTGGCTTGAACTCCGCCATGTTCAACCTTGCCCGCGCCCTGGGACCGGCACTGGCAGGGCTGGTAGTGGCGGCAATTGGCGAGGGACCTGCCTTTTTCTTCAACGCCCTCACCTTCGTGCCGGTAATTCTGGCTTTGCTCTCCATGCGCAACCTGCCGCAATCCTCTCGCCCCCCGCAGGCGCACAGCACGGTTCGTCACATCCTGGAAGGACTGCGCTATGTGATCAGCAAACCGGTGCAGTTGCTCTTGATGAGCCTGGTGGCTGTGAGCGCCTTCCTTTCCATGCCCTACAACACCCTCATGCCGGTCTTCGCTCAGGACGTGCTCAGCGAAAGCGCCCAGCCGGTAATTGCCCGGGTGTGCGAAGGACCTGCCCGCCTGTTTTCCTGTCAGTCTCCGCAAGCCCTGCCGTTAGGCATGTTGCTCACCGCCGTGGGGGTCGGTGCAGTGCTGGGGGCGCTGTTTGTGGCATCCCTGCCCGCTGAGAGTCACCGCGGGCGCTGGCTGACGCTGGGCAACCTGGGCTTTCCGCTGGCATTGCTCTTCGTGGCAGTTTCCCGTTCGTTTCTTTTTAGCCTCTTCATGATGATGGCGGCTGGCTGGATGTTCGTCCTGCAGAACGCTCTGGCGAACACCCTTATTCAAATGACCGCCCCGGACGAGGTGCGCGGACGGGTGATGGGGTTCTACACCATGACCATTCAGGCTTTCATGCGTCTGGGCGCGCTTCAGGCAGGATACGTTGCCGACTGGATCGGTGCACCGCTGGCGCTGGGCATGGGCGCTCTGCTTTCTCTGCTGTACGGCGGCTGGGTAGCCCTGTTCAAACCGGTGATTCGGAGGTTATAA
- a CDS encoding NYN domain-containing protein has product MIYLIDGHNLIPHLPGLNLAQIEDENRLIALLQNFARQRRCTVEVFFDKAPPGRAGKHRARNITVHWVEEGKTADSAIIAVLQRLGKRAVEVTVVTSDRQILAEARTRRAKTLSSDEFARQLLSARTPAASAGAEKPDKPSEDEVEEFLNLFRKKKDK; this is encoded by the coding sequence ATGATTTACCTGATTGACGGGCACAATCTCATTCCTCACCTGCCGGGGTTGAACCTCGCCCAAATCGAGGATGAGAACCGTCTAATCGCTCTCTTGCAGAACTTTGCCCGCCAGCGGCGCTGTACCGTTGAGGTATTTTTTGACAAAGCCCCGCCGGGACGTGCCGGCAAGCATCGGGCAAGGAACATCACTGTCCACTGGGTAGAGGAAGGCAAAACGGCCGACAGCGCCATCATCGCCGTCCTGCAGAGACTGGGTAAGCGTGCTGTCGAGGTCACCGTAGTCACCTCCGACCGGCAGATTCTCGCCGAGGCGCGCACCCGGCGGGCAAAAACCCTGAGTTCGGACGAATTTGCCCGTCAACTGCTGAGCGCCCGCACTCCCGCCGCGTCTGCCGGTGCGGAGAAGCCGGACAAGCCCTCTGAGGATGAGGTAGAGGAATTCCTGAACCTGTTTCGCAAAAAGAAGGATAAATAG
- a CDS encoding lamin tail domain-containing protein yields MRRPRTSLWLYLLLNIVVSAATMLAVLYFWERAHGRAQSILPVFPTPSAAEASPTPTSLPPEEMLPSPTPYTGEPLVQIIAVIGATDPQQEYVVLKRVGQGDLNMDGWVLRDEDGNELRFPAGLTLFPNGGLLIYTRAGTDTVSELYWNRTEAVWRSGEVVTLLDPAGQVHATYTVP; encoded by the coding sequence ATGAGACGACCGCGCACTTCTTTGTGGCTCTACCTGCTGTTGAACATCGTTGTCTCCGCCGCAACCATGCTGGCGGTGCTGTATTTCTGGGAGCGCGCTCATGGGCGCGCCCAGAGCATTCTGCCGGTGTTCCCTACCCCGTCGGCGGCGGAGGCAAGCCCCACGCCCACCAGCCTTCCACCGGAAGAGATGCTCCCTTCGCCCACCCCTTATACGGGTGAGCCGCTGGTGCAGATTATCGCCGTGATTGGGGCTACTGACCCTCAGCAGGAATATGTGGTGCTTAAACGGGTGGGGCAGGGGGATTTGAACATGGACGGCTGGGTCTTGCGCGATGAGGACGGCAACGAACTGCGCTTCCCCGCCGGACTGACGCTCTTCCCCAACGGCGGACTGCTCATCTACACGCGCGCTGGCACCGATACCGTCTCCGAACTGTACTGGAACCGTACCGAAGCCGTATGGCGTTCGGGTGAGGTGGTCACCCTGCTGGATCCTGCCGGGCAGGTGCACGCCACCTACACTGTGCCGTAA
- the dnaX gene encoding DNA polymerase III subunit gamma/tau: MAQALYRKWRPRLWEQVVGQDHIIQTLRNAVRTGRVGHAYLFAGPRGTGKTTTARLLAKAVNCLEEDPAKRPCDQCAHCIAVNEGRFLDLIEIDAASNTSVEDVRDLRDKINFAPSQGRYKVYIIDEVHMLSTAAFNALLKTLEEPPAHAIFILATTEVHKIPATVLSRCQRHEFRRVPVQQIAALLRQKAAEDGLAVDEDALLMIARQATGSFRDAISILDQLSSTGERVTLEMVQSVLGTAAGEPIRLLVDAILARNAAQGLQIIQQTLDGGADPRQFARQVVDYLRGLLLVRMNNAALVDATAETRAQMAAQAGSFEVDRLVEVIRLFNTAATEARTAVHPGLGLELALVEATLEKSLPTMMSVSPTPLSAPSSAPQPAASPAPSIPGKEGQAKGSPAPSAKPAASSASMPSSPAPAPSSVSGLTQEHLRQNWERVRALVKGRNSLTAAALNSCRTYTLRDGVLVLVYQTEVLKQKMETEDNLALLRTALKQVLGVDVPVRCVVSPRGTLPDESEGGSGNSMVHVARSLGGELVDKREHPFPDAEESGTF, from the coding sequence ATGGCGCAAGCCCTGTACCGCAAATGGCGTCCCCGCCTGTGGGAGCAGGTGGTGGGGCAGGATCACATCATCCAGACCCTGCGCAATGCGGTGCGCACCGGCAGGGTGGGGCATGCCTACCTTTTCGCCGGTCCGCGCGGCACAGGCAAGACAACCACCGCGCGCCTGCTCGCCAAAGCGGTCAACTGCCTGGAGGAAGACCCGGCAAAGCGCCCCTGCGATCAGTGCGCGCACTGCATTGCCGTCAACGAGGGGCGTTTCCTGGATCTCATCGAGATTGACGCGGCTTCCAACACCAGCGTGGAAGACGTGCGCGATTTGCGTGACAAAATCAACTTTGCCCCCTCGCAGGGACGTTACAAGGTCTATATCATTGATGAAGTCCACATGCTCTCCACGGCGGCGTTCAATGCCCTGCTGAAGACGCTGGAAGAACCCCCGGCGCATGCCATTTTTATCTTAGCCACCACCGAGGTACACAAAATCCCCGCTACGGTGCTTTCGCGCTGTCAGCGTCACGAGTTCCGCCGCGTGCCGGTGCAACAGATTGCCGCGCTTCTGCGCCAGAAAGCCGCCGAGGACGGTCTGGCGGTGGATGAAGACGCCCTGCTGATGATTGCCCGCCAAGCCACCGGTAGTTTCCGCGATGCTATTTCCATCCTTGACCAGTTATCTTCCACCGGCGAACGGGTGACGCTGGAGATGGTGCAGAGCGTGCTGGGAACGGCGGCGGGTGAACCCATCCGTCTGCTGGTGGATGCCATTCTGGCGCGCAACGCCGCTCAGGGCTTGCAGATCATCCAGCAAACGCTGGACGGCGGCGCCGACCCGCGCCAGTTTGCCCGCCAGGTGGTGGATTACCTGCGCGGATTGTTGCTGGTGCGCATGAACAACGCCGCGCTGGTGGATGCCACTGCCGAAACCCGCGCGCAGATGGCGGCGCAGGCGGGCAGTTTTGAGGTGGATCGTCTGGTGGAGGTCATCCGCCTGTTCAATACGGCGGCAACCGAGGCGCGCACGGCGGTACATCCCGGCTTGGGGCTGGAACTGGCGCTGGTGGAAGCCACGCTGGAAAAATCTCTCCCGACGATGATGAGCGTTTCCCCAACGCCGCTTTCTGCCCCATCCTCTGCCCCGCAACCGGCGGCAAGCCCCGCCCCTTCGATACCTGGAAAGGAAGGGCAGGCAAAAGGCAGTCCTGCGCCTTCGGCGAAACCGGCGGCTTCCTCCGCATCGATGCCTTCCTCCCCGGCGCCCGCGCCTTCATCTGTGTCGGGCTTGACGCAGGAGCACCTGCGCCAGAACTGGGAGAGGGTGCGCGCGCTGGTCAAGGGGCGCAACAGTCTGACGGCGGCGGCGCTCAATTCCTGCCGCACCTACACGCTGAGAGATGGGGTGCTGGTGCTGGTGTATCAGACCGAAGTGCTGAAACAAAAGATGGAGACGGAGGATAACCTTGCCCTGCTGCGTACCGCATTGAAGCAGGTGCTGGGTGTGGACGTGCCAGTGCGCTGTGTGGTCAGCCCCAGGGGAACCCTTCCGGATGAAAGCGAGGGCGGATCGGGCAACAGCATGGTGCATGTGGCGCGCTCACTGGGCGGGGAACTGGTGGATAAACGCGAACACCCCTTCCCCGACGCGGAGGAATCGGGTACATTTTAG
- a CDS encoding YbaB/EbfC family nucleoid-associated protein: protein MAKGFNRPPVGGGGNMMAQLKKLQEQMEQAQARLAEETVTGTSGGGAIKVVMTGDQHCKAVEIAPELLQEVDADMLQDMLLAAINQALELSRQKQEEMLGPLAGGLGGLGGLGF from the coding sequence ATGGCAAAAGGATTCAATCGCCCGCCGGTGGGCGGGGGCGGCAACATGATGGCACAGTTGAAAAAACTGCAGGAACAGATGGAGCAGGCGCAGGCGCGCCTTGCGGAAGAAACTGTCACCGGTACTTCGGGCGGCGGCGCCATCAAAGTTGTGATGACTGGCGATCAGCACTGCAAAGCGGTAGAAATCGCCCCGGAACTGCTTCAGGAAGTCGACGCCGATATGCTTCAGGATATGCTTCTGGCGGCAATCAATCAGGCGCTGGAACTTTCCCGCCAGAAGCAGGAAGAAATGCTTGGACCCCTGGCAGGTGGGCTGGGTGGTCTGGGAGGACTGGGTTTCTAA
- the recR gene encoding recombination mediator RecR, with the protein MAGLPAPLEALITAFERLPGIGPKTASRLAFFILRQPDEVAQQLAEALLAVKSQTANCPVCFNIMLAGQERCQICADPRRDESQLCVVEDPLDVLVIERTGGFLGRYHVLQGVLNPIEGIGPEQLRIRPLIERVQEGRVREVIIATNPSMEGDATALYLRQQLAPLGVRITRLARGLPMGGDLEYADQNTLLRALAGRQEL; encoded by the coding sequence ATGGCTGGTTTACCGGCACCACTGGAAGCCCTGATTACCGCGTTTGAGCGTTTGCCGGGTATCGGTCCCAAGACGGCATCGCGGCTGGCGTTTTTTATCCTGCGCCAGCCAGATGAAGTGGCTCAGCAGTTAGCCGAAGCCCTGCTGGCGGTGAAAAGCCAGACGGCAAACTGCCCGGTGTGTTTTAACATCATGCTGGCGGGGCAGGAACGCTGTCAGATTTGCGCTGACCCGCGCCGCGATGAGTCGCAGTTATGCGTGGTGGAAGACCCGCTGGATGTGCTGGTGATCGAGCGCACCGGCGGCTTTTTGGGGCGGTATCACGTTCTGCAGGGCGTGCTGAACCCCATTGAAGGCATTGGACCGGAGCAGTTGCGCATCCGCCCGCTCATCGAACGGGTGCAGGAAGGCAGGGTGCGCGAGGTGATCATTGCCACCAACCCCAGCATGGAAGGCGACGCCACTGCCCTGTACCTGCGCCAGCAGTTAGCCCCGCTGGGCGTGCGCATTACCCGGCTGGCGCGCGGCTTGCCCATGGGCGGCGATCTGGAATACGCCGATCAGAACACCCTTCTGCGGGCGCTGGCTGGCAGGCAGGAATTGTGA
- a CDS encoding ABC transporter substrate-binding protein has translation MKQKSMLVLALVVIASLVLAACQPQTIVKTVEVTKEVKVVETQVVEKTQVVEVERKAFTTPHPILSDLKVRQAMYHCTNKLDLVKAGYPLISDEDAAKLIMDTFIPKDHWAYAGEGAVQQYPFDPEKGKALLEEAGWKLPEGANVRQKDDGTVLALKFYTTTAAFRQAWAAVWEKQMAACGIQILRNHVPASWWFGDTTGLQVRDFEIGAFAWVGQADPGGQTLWACDQIPLPENNWQGQNYMGWCNPKADEAIKKANNTLIKEERIKWYKVVQEEYAKDVPAIPLFNRTETFSAVSTLQGFAPTPGEEYYTYNVYDWERPGKDTIVIGFTQEPASLFTLVESAMVANLAAGLMGFRSYTSLNYDFQPETMKQLSTIENGLAQNNDVEVKEGDMVLDAAGNPVKLEKGVKVINANGEEVEFDGNPVKMKQLVVKYEFRDDLKWQDGSPVSQADFELGYKIACDRESGATTFITCDKTQAIEFNGLSYTVTWLPGVQDPLYFLAPYGFYPSNQPIESEGPYKGKTLKDVPAKDWATLPEVAEKPWSYGPYVIKEWVKGEKMVFEANPYYYRPVKTKNLVIAFVTPENAEAQLLTGAVDLLGSETLAGLTEQLVNAEKEGKVKNYVIAGATWEHIDFNLWVK, from the coding sequence ATGAAGCAAAAGTCAATGCTGGTTCTCGCTCTGGTTGTTATCGCCAGCCTTGTCCTCGCCGCCTGCCAGCCTCAGACGATTGTTAAGACCGTCGAGGTGACCAAAGAGGTCAAGGTGGTAGAGACACAGGTTGTCGAGAAGACCCAGGTCGTCGAGGTGGAGCGCAAAGCCTTCACCACCCCGCATCCCATCCTGAGCGACCTTAAGGTTCGCCAGGCCATGTATCACTGCACCAACAAACTGGATCTGGTGAAGGCGGGCTACCCGCTGATCAGCGATGAAGACGCCGCCAAACTGATCATGGATACCTTCATCCCCAAGGACCACTGGGCTTATGCGGGTGAAGGCGCGGTGCAGCAGTATCCGTTTGACCCCGAAAAAGGGAAAGCCCTGCTCGAGGAAGCTGGCTGGAAGCTCCCCGAGGGCGCTAACGTTCGCCAGAAGGATGACGGCACGGTGCTGGCTCTGAAGTTCTACACCACCACCGCGGCGTTCCGCCAGGCATGGGCGGCTGTGTGGGAAAAGCAAATGGCTGCCTGCGGCATCCAGATCCTGCGCAACCACGTCCCGGCTTCCTGGTGGTTTGGTGATACCACCGGCCTGCAGGTGCGCGATTTCGAAATCGGTGCCTTTGCGTGGGTTGGTCAGGCTGACCCCGGTGGCCAGACGCTGTGGGCTTGCGATCAGATCCCGCTACCCGAGAACAACTGGCAGGGTCAGAACTACATGGGTTGGTGCAATCCCAAGGCTGATGAAGCCATCAAGAAAGCCAACAACACCCTGATCAAAGAAGAGCGCATCAAGTGGTACAAGGTCGTCCAGGAAGAGTACGCCAAGGACGTTCCCGCTATCCCGCTGTTCAACCGCACCGAGACCTTCTCGGCTGTGTCTACCCTGCAGGGCTTCGCCCCCACCCCGGGTGAAGAGTACTACACCTACAACGTCTATGACTGGGAGCGCCCCGGCAAGGACACCATCGTGATCGGCTTCACTCAGGAACCGGCTTCGCTGTTCACCCTGGTTGAATCCGCCATGGTGGCGAACCTGGCCGCTGGTCTGATGGGCTTCCGCTCTTACACCAGCCTCAACTACGACTTCCAGCCCGAAACCATGAAGCAACTGTCCACCATCGAAAATGGTCTGGCGCAGAACAATGACGTGGAAGTCAAAGAAGGCGATATGGTGCTGGACGCCGCGGGTAACCCCGTCAAACTGGAGAAGGGCGTGAAAGTCATCAACGCCAACGGTGAGGAAGTTGAATTTGACGGCAACCCCGTCAAGATGAAACAACTGGTGGTGAAATACGAGTTCCGCGATGACCTGAAGTGGCAGGATGGTTCTCCTGTGTCCCAGGCTGACTTCGAACTGGGCTACAAGATTGCCTGCGACCGCGAATCCGGCGCCACCACCTTCATCACCTGCGACAAGACCCAGGCGATTGAGTTCAACGGTCTGTCCTACACGGTGACCTGGCTGCCCGGCGTTCAGGATCCGCTGTACTTCCTGGCGCCCTACGGCTTCTACCCGAGCAACCAACCCATCGAGAGCGAAGGTCCTTACAAGGGCAAGACCCTGAAGGACGTCCCCGCCAAAGATTGGGCGACCCTGCCCGAGGTGGCTGAGAAACCGTGGTCCTATGGTCCGTACGTGATCAAGGAATGGGTGAAGGGCGAGAAGATGGTCTTCGAAGCCAACCCCTATTACTATCGCCCGGTCAAGACCAAGAACCTGGTGATCGCCTTCGTGACCCCCGAAAACGCCGAAGCGCAACTGCTCACCGGCGCGGTGGACCTGCTGGGTTCCGAGACTCTGGCTGGCCTGACTGAACAGTTAGTCAATGCTGAGAAGGAAGGCAAAGTCAAGAACTACGTGATTGCCGGCGCCACCTGGGAGCATATTGACTTCAACCTCTGGGTGAAGTAG
- a CDS encoding ABC transporter permease: MTSYLIRRLFQMIIVILVSAAASYALLNLAPGGPLTGLRQMQQNSRFRITEEDFARIRAYFELDLYLPVRFSRWLIGFPSGPVKIFGQELFANVPVGCYKEIQATFQDAKGNFSVRTIGCKEYVYLKDLEGRRVSKGVLRGDFGNSWRLNRDRPVVDLLVSRIPNTVKLMGISTLLALVLGLPLGVYSAIKQYSRFDYIFTSLAFMGSAMPTFFFGILSIMIFSILPNRLGWFYLPAGSATAVRDYTIPLLGTVKAGSGLDQGLHLVLPVFVLTIVSIAGWSRFIRGSMLEVMRQDYVRTARAKGLTERVVIMKHALRNGLIPFVTIVVFTLPGLIGGAIITETIFSWPGMGRLYFLALGDSDYPTAMAILFLTAVLTVIATLLRDILYTIVDPRIRFS, from the coding sequence ATGACCTCATACCTGATCCGCCGGCTGTTCCAGATGATCATCGTGATTCTGGTTTCGGCGGCAGCCTCCTACGCACTGCTCAACCTTGCTCCAGGCGGGCCGCTTACCGGTTTGCGACAGATGCAGCAAAACAGCCGTTTTCGTATCACTGAGGAAGATTTTGCACGCATTCGGGCTTACTTTGAGCTGGATCTTTACCTTCCGGTGCGCTTCAGCCGCTGGTTGATTGGCTTCCCCAGCGGTCCGGTCAAAATCTTCGGACAGGAACTCTTTGCCAATGTACCTGTGGGGTGTTACAAAGAGATTCAGGCAACCTTCCAGGATGCCAAAGGCAACTTCAGTGTGCGCACGATTGGGTGTAAAGAGTATGTGTACCTGAAGGATCTGGAAGGGCGCAGAGTGAGCAAAGGCGTCCTGCGCGGCGATTTTGGCAATTCATGGCGGTTAAACCGCGATCGTCCCGTGGTGGATTTGCTGGTGAGCCGCATTCCCAACACGGTGAAGTTGATGGGCATTTCCACTCTGCTGGCGCTGGTACTGGGCCTGCCGCTGGGCGTGTACTCGGCGATTAAGCAGTATAGCCGCTTCGATTATATCTTCACCTCGCTGGCGTTCATGGGCTCCGCCATGCCGACGTTCTTCTTCGGCATCCTTTCCATCATGATCTTCTCCATCCTGCCCAACCGATTGGGATGGTTCTACCTCCCAGCAGGGAGCGCGACCGCTGTGCGCGATTACACAATTCCTTTATTGGGTACGGTGAAAGCCGGTTCCGGTCTGGATCAGGGCTTGCACCTGGTGTTACCTGTGTTTGTGCTGACCATCGTCAGCATTGCCGGGTGGAGCCGCTTTATCCGCGGGAGCATGCTGGAAGTGATGCGCCAGGATTACGTGCGCACTGCGCGCGCCAAAGGCTTGACCGAGCGTGTGGTCATCATGAAACACGCTCTGCGCAACGGGCTGATCCCCTTCGTGACCATCGTGGTCTTCACCCTGCCGGGGTTGATCGGCGGTGCCATCATCACCGAGACGATCTTCTCCTGGCCTGGCATGGGACGTCTATACTTCCTTGCCCTGGGTGATTCGGACTACCCCACCGCCATGGCAATTCTCTTCCTGACGGCGGTATTGACGGTCATTGCCACCCTGCTGCGCGATATCCTCTATACCATCGTTGATCCGCGCATCCGATTCTCGTAG